The window AGCCACTACTAATCAGCTTTGGAGTAACCCACGCATGGAAAAGCGTCTGCAGCTTCTTAAGATCAAATTGTATCTCCTGGATTTCGAATATTGTCATCACCAACCTAATATGTCTTAGCTCAGATATCCTCCATAATTCAGACGTCACATATGGCATATTGTGTGGACAAATCAAGGTTTGCAGATTGTGCAATCTTGATATTCCATCAGGTAAACCCGAAGAGCAGTTTATAGCTAAGTAGCGTAAGTTCACAAGTTGTAATATTTCTTCTGGGAACTCCTCCAATAACACACCCATTACATCTAGCACCCTAACTAATCTTAACATGCATAAAACCGGAGATATATTAATCTTATCATTAGTGCATATAAAAGATCGAGCAACTGACATTAATTGTGGTGAAGCACACATATCGTCCATTTCATATGATGACTCAACACTTACACGCCGCATGGAATCCTTAACGTGTAAAAACTTCTCCTCATTAGCTTTCCTTATGCATAAATCTCTCAAAAGATCATGGATAGAGTAACTCAATGCTTTCCCATTGGACTTTTCTCGTCTAACCAAAAGTAGATTCCTCTCCACGAGAAGTTTCAAGTAATCCATAGCCTCTTCCTCCAAACTCTTACCACCATTAGATTTCACAAATCCGTCAGCTATCCATAGACTTATAAGTCTCGATCCCTTAATCTTATAATCTTCTGGAAAAGCTCCCATGTATAAGAAACATGGTTTCAAGTAAATGGGTAAGTAGTTATAACTCAAGGAAAGTATATTGGAGTACTGCTCTTCGGATTCAACAATGGAAGCTTTTACATTTGCCGAAAAATGCTTCCACGCATCTTTTGATCTTTCGACCTTTGACAACAACCCCCCAATCACATGAATAGCAAGAGGAAGCCCACCACAATCACTCGAAATCTTATATCCCATCTCTTGTAATTCAAGAGGGCAATCCTCTTCTCCAAATACAGTTTGGCGAAGTAGATCCCAACTTACGGCTTCATTAAGCAATTGCATGTCATGATGCAGACTCTTAGAGTTTGCAACATATTGGGCCACATGAGATTCCCTGGTGGTGATCATAATACGACTCCCATCATTGTTGTCTGGAAAATACATCCTTATCTCATCCCAGAACTTGGTACTCCATATATCGTCTAACACAATCATGTATCTGCGCCCAAACAACCTCTTATACAATATAtctttcaactcattttcattACATCCACTTAGTTCATCATCAATCTTTTCGTCTAGGCGACGAAGAAGACTTAATAGAATATCTCGCATATTGGGAAGTTGTGAAATTGCAGCCCAACCACGATAATCAAAGCGATTAGTGATGAGCGGATCATCATAAAGATTTCGAGCAAGAGTGGACTTACCTATGCCACCCATCCCAGTAATAGGGATGATCTCCAGCTTGGTCTGCATATTTGTAAGTCGATCCTTCAACTGCATCAGATATGCATCAACTCCCACCAAATTGATCTTGGAGCTCAACAAAGGAGCACCAGCCGgaatcttctttttctccacCTCCACGAGGCTTAGAGATTCTACAACTTGCTGCACATCACCATGAGAGAAAGAAGCACGATTTGATGAAGTCGTCTTCTTCCCTTCCATGAGCTTCACCACTTGTTCCATTGCAGAATCCAGCTCTTGAGTTACTTGCTGCAGATCTGGTGTTGGAAAGGCCAAGCTCACGCTGTTGGAAACCACTTGCTCAAACTTAGAACGCCGGTCTTGCATAAGTTTCGAAGAAACCATGCGTGATTCAATAATGTCTTCAGCTTTATATGAAACATCTCTGATTTGGCTCTCCAAATTACTTGGTAGTATATTGGTGAGTGAAGACTTTTCAAGAATGTGCATCAGAGATTCAGCTTTTTGGAGTAGGGACTGGAGTTGTGGTTTGTTGCGATCAACAATCCAAAGTGATTCTTCAGGATCAAGAATTTGTTGGAGGATAGTGATGAGTGACTGAAGATTGTATGCCATTTTTTAGATCTCtttctcacacacacacacaggaAGGGAAGCTTGTCGACTTGTAAAcattcaaaagaaaatg is drawn from Salvia hispanica cultivar TCC Black 2014 chromosome 6, UniMelb_Shisp_WGS_1.0, whole genome shotgun sequence and contains these coding sequences:
- the LOC125196998 gene encoding putative late blight resistance protein homolog R1B-8, which codes for MAYNLQSLITILQQILDPEESLWIVDRNKPQLQSLLQKAESLMHILEKSSLTNILPSNLESQIRDVSYKAEDIIESRMVSSKLMQDRRSKFEQVVSNSVSLAFPTPDLQQVTQELDSAMEQVVKLMEGKKTTSSNRASFSHGDVQQVVESLSLVEVEKKKIPAGAPLLSSKINLVGVDAYLMQLKDRLTNMQTKLEIIPITGMGGIGKSTLARNLYDDPLITNRFDYRGWAAISQLPNMRDILLSLLRRLDEKIDDELSGCNENELKDILYKRLFGRRYMIVLDDIWSTKFWDEIRMYFPDNNDGSRIMITTRESHVAQYVANSKSLHHDMQLLNEAVSWDLLRQTVFGEEDCPLELQEMGYKISSDCGGLPLAIHVIGGLLSKVERSKDAWKHFSANVKASIVESEEQYSNILSLSYNYLPIYLKPCFLYMGAFPEDYKIKGSRLISLWIADGFVKSNGGKSLEEEAMDYLKLLVERNLLLVRREKSNGKALSYSIHDLLRDLCIRKANEEKFLHVKDSMRRVSVESSYEMDDMCASPQLMSVARSFICTNDKINISPVLCMLRLVRVLDVMGVLLEEFPEEILQLVNLRYLAINCSSGLPDGISRLHNLQTLICPHNMPYVTSELWRISELRHIRLVMTIFEIQEIQFDLKKLQTLFHAWVTPKLISSGFFKRIPNIIRLGIYCEDSPNIEVDLSHLRKLEKLSCQSNLNHDGSRFLRNLRLPFHLRKLSLLECVVFEILLSTLCALPYLEVLKISECVFESVGEAEAEEEWEATEGNEFCSLKYLHLHCLNLVRWKADETNFPRLQILVLTKCHKLEEIPSAIGDIPTLQKIYIAECGTSVAASAQQIQKVQQEEYDNYDLQVFID